A genomic stretch from Theobroma cacao cultivar B97-61/B2 chromosome 4, Criollo_cocoa_genome_V2, whole genome shotgun sequence includes:
- the LOC18601562 gene encoding SPX domain-containing protein 4 has translation MKFGKEFKAHLEETLPEWRDKFLCYKPLKKLLKNLPQTPTLDPHLPHDQRPVFADTTNTAVTTVDHDHQQPPVDLQDWFVRILNEELEKFNDFYVDKEEDFVIRFQELKERIEQIKESSGKGGVITSESEFSEEMMDIRKDLVIIHGEMVLLKNYSSLNFAGLVKILKKYDKRTGGLLRLQFTQLVLRQPFFTTESLTRLVHECEANLELLFPLEAEVIESTTQGEPNSPSNNTANHSLDASSTLGEGTLDIYRSTLAAMKAIRGLQKASSTYNPLSFSALLKNQDGDSGAVTAENSASNTSATLQKGEEADKEDAQSVQHR, from the exons ATGAAATTCGGCAAAGAGTTCAAGGCCCATCTAGAGGAGACTCTACCCGAGTGGAGGGACAAGTTCCTATGCTACAAACCCTTGAAGAAACTCCTTAAAAACCTTCCTCAAACCCCGACCCTTGATCCTCATCTCCCACATGATCAACGACCCGTATTTGCTGACACCACCAACACTGCTGTTACGACCGTTGATCATGATCATCAACAGCCTCCGGTTGATTTGCAAGATTGGTTTGTGAGAATTCTGAATGAAGAGCTTGAAAAGTTCAATGATTTTTATGTTGATAAAGAAGAAGATTTCGTTATTCGCTTTCAG GAGCTGAAGGAGAGAATTGAACAAATTAAGGAGAGCAGTGGAAAGGGTGGAGTTATTACATCGGAGAGTGAATTTAGTGAAGAAATGATGGATATTCGCAAGGATCTTGTCATAATTCATGGGGAGATGGTGCTTCTCAAAAATTACAGTTCCCTCAATTTTGCAG GgcttgttaaaattttaaagaagtATGATAAACGAACAGGGGGACTGTTGCGACTACAGTTCACCCAACTTGTCCTTCGCCAGCCTTTCTTCACGACAGAATCTCTTACAAGGCTAGTCCATGAGTGTGAGGCAAATCTTGAGCTTCTCTTTCCACTGGAAGCAGAAGTCATTGAATCTACCACACAAGGAGAACCGAATTCACCATCAAATAACACTGCAAATCATTCGCTGGATGCTTCATCAACTCTGGGAGAGGGAACCTTGGATATATATCGTAGTACTCTGGCAGCAATGAAAGCAATACGTGGCCTTCAAAAGGCAAGCTCCACGTACAATCCATTATCATTCTCAGCTCTCCTTAAGAACCAGGATGGTGACAGTGGTGCTGTAACAGCAGAAAACTCTGCTTCAAACACTTCAGCCACTTTGCAAAAGGGCGAGGAGGCTGATAAAGAGGATGCGCAATCTGTGCAACATCGctag
- the LOC18601561 gene encoding cystathionine gamma-synthase 1, chloroplastic — translation MAVSSCSCPPWVFNAYSSFECRSDPDFSGAPIGDKPRVRPSRRVTAASFCTGGIGGGGLSSLIFRFPPNFVRQLSIKARRNCSNIGVAQIVAASWSNSPASGSPSSAAAAAQAATAATVHVSDDVAVVQGCNDNGSVQIGGSDNSTTSFLSSDGSIAVHAGERLGRGIVTDAITTPVVNTSAYFFKKTQELIDFKEKRHKSFEYGRYGNPTTVVAEEKISALEGAESTLIVASGMCVSTVMLMTLVPAGGHIVTTTDCYRKTRIFIETILPKMGISATVIDPADVDGLEAALNKNKVSLFFTESPTNPFLRCVDIEKVSKLCHSKGVLVCIDGTFATPLNQKVLALGADLVLHSATKFIGGHNDVLAGCVSGSEKLITEIRTLHHILGGTLNPNAAYLIIRGMKTLHLRVQQQNSTALKMAKVLEAHPRVKRVYYPGLPSHPEHEIAKLQMTGFGGVVSFEVDGDLMTTIKFVDALKIPYIAPSFGGCESIVDQPAIMSYWDLTQAERRKYGIEDNLVRFSFGVEDFEDLKADILQALETI, via the exons ATGGCCGTATCCTCCTGTTCGTGTCCTCCTTGGGTTTTTAATGCTTATTCTTCATTCGAGTGCCGTTCCGATCCCGATTTCTCCGGTGCACCGATCGGCGACAAGCCTCGGGTTCGGCCCAGCCGACGGGTAACGGCGGCATCATTTTGTACTGGAGGAATCGGCGGCGGGGGTTTGTCGTCTCTGATCTTTCGTTTCCCGCCAAACTTCGTTCGCCAGCTCAGCATCAAGGCTCGCCGCAACTGTAGCAACATCGGTGTTGCGCAAATAGTCGCGGCTTCGTGGTCGAACAGTCCCGCCTCAGGTTCCCCTTCCTCAGCGGCGGCTGCTGCTCAGGCAGCCACAGCCGCCACCGTCCACGTTTCTGATGACGTGGCGGTTGTACAAGGTTGTAATGACAACGGTAGTGTACAGATTGGGGGTTCAGATAATTCAACGACATCCTTTTTGAGCTCCGATGGGAGCATCGCGGTTCATGCTG GTGAAAGATTAGGTCGGGGTATAGTTACTGATGCAATTACTACTCCAGTGGTTAATACTTCTGCTTACTTCTTTAAGAAAACTCAGGAGCTTATTGACTTCAag GAGAAACGCCATAAAAGTTTTGAATATGGACGGTATGGAAATCCGACGACAGTGGTTGCAGAAGAGAAGATAAG TGCACTTGAGGGTGCTGAATCGACCCTAATTGTGGCATCTGGAATGTGCGTTAGCACAGTCATGCTGATGACATTGGTTCCTGCTGGTGGGCATATTGTGACAACAACAGATTGCTACCGGAAGACTAGGATATTCATCGAGACAATTCTGCCTAAAATGGGAATCTCA GCTACTGTTATTGACCCTGCAGATGTGGATGGCTTGGAGGCTGCACTGAACAAGAATAAA gtttctcttttctttactGAGTCTCCAACAAATCCGTTCCTCAGATGTGTTGACATAGAAAAAGTTTCAAAGCTGTGTCACAGCAAAGGAGTACTTGTCTGCATTGATGGTACCTTTGCTACACCTCTTAACCAGAAGGTGCTGGCCCTTGGTGCTGATCTTGTTTTGCACTCTGCAACAAAATTCATTGGGGGCCACAATGAT GTTCTGGCTGGTTGTGTTAGTGGTTCTGAGAAGTTGATTACTGAAATTCGTACTTTGCATCATATTTTGGGCGGTACTCTCAACCCG AATGCTGCGTACCTGATCATCAGAGGCATGAAGACACTGCATCTTCGTGTACAGCAACAGAATTCAACAGCATTGAAGATGGCCAAAGTTTTAGAGGCTCATCCTAGG GTGAAACGCGTCTATTATCCGGGCTTGCCAAGTCATCCTGAACATGAAATTGCCAAGCTGCAAATGACCGGCTTTGGTGGTGTGGTCAGTTTTGAG GTGGATGGAGATTTGATGACCACCATCAAGTTTGTTGATGCATTGAAGATACCATACATTGCCCCATCCTTTGGTGGATGTGAAAGCATTGTGGATCAGCCAGCTATAATGTCCTATTG GGATCTTACTCAAGCTGAGAGGCGTAAGTATGGAATCGAGGATAACTTGGTCCGATTTAGCTTTGGAGTTGAAGACTTCGAAGATTTGAAGGCTGATATACTCCAGGCCCTGGAAACCATATAA